One window of the Ictidomys tridecemlineatus isolate mIctTri1 chromosome 11, mIctTri1.hap1, whole genome shotgun sequence genome contains the following:
- the Map3k6 gene encoding mitogen-activated protein kinase kinase kinase 6 isoform X2 has translation MAGQCTGSGTLERAGSCWQDPLAEALSRSRPLATPPGRSCARSRPLSVVYVLTREPRPGVELGAGTQAEPLPLRCLREACAQLPGPRPPPQLRSLPFETLALGDTAAMDSFYNADVVVLEVSNSLAQPSLFYHLGVRESFSMTNNVLLCSQAELPDLQALREDVFQKNSDCAGSYTLIPYVVTATGRVLCGDVGLLRGLADGLVQVGVGTEALLTPLVCRLARLLEATPTDSCGYFRETIRQNIRQARERFSGQQLRQELARLQRRLDSVELLSPDIIMNLLLSYRDVQDYSAIIELVETLQALPTCDVAEQHNVCFHYTFALNRRNRPGDREKALNVLLPLVQCEGSVAPDLYCMCGRVYKDMFFSSGFQDAGYREQAYHWYRKAFDVEPSLHSGINAAVLLIAAGKHFEDSEELQLIGMKLGCLLARKGCVEKMQYYWDVGFYLGAQILTNDPIQVVLAAEQLYKLNAPIWYLVSVMETFLLYQHFRSTPEPSGGPLCRAHFWLHFLLQSCQPFTTAFPKGDQCLVRPLGMEELGEDQTHSDGTPQFHCLQVLVLEMNKVLLPARLEFQGMDPVRAVTLRLLEPETQDNPSSWTFPVASICGVSASKRDERCCFLCALPPAQDVQLCFPSVGHCQWFCGLIQSLATNPDSAAPAEEAAGVGEVLEAAIGTRGYASLSRRSRSETAGSLSLCMKKSLCTNACATRTSCVIWVQPARAATSKSSWRKCLEVPTLRGMKVKLEVLSSLLRSVWGPLKDNESTISFYTRQILQGLSYLHDNRIVHRDIKGDNVLINTFSGLLKISDFGTSKRLAGITPCTETFTGTLQYMAPEIIDQGPRGYGKAADIWSLGCTVIEMATGRPPFHELGSPQAAMFQVGMYKVHPPMPSSLSAEAQAFLLRTFEPDPHLRASAQALLGDPFLQPGKRSRSPASPHHAPRPSDAPAASPIPSADPTTQSQTFPQPQAPSQHPPSPPKRCLSYGDTSQLRVPEEPGVEEPTSPEESSGLSLLHQESKRRAMLAEVLEQELPTLAENLCLEQGQGSRLSRNHVEHLLRCLGAHIHTPNRRQLAQELRALQALLRAQGLGSTLLNGPLFAFPDAVKQILRRRQIRPHWMFVLDSLLSRAVRAALAVLDPEVEKKEVSGELSKEGESQQKQQESPVLRSSGLTEGEQGPPPLIVQLGLLRAETDRLREVLAEKERECQALIYQTLHRVNAEARTYALISEPPDALPKDQGLVQWLQGLKVDSGTIQTLLNHSFTLRALLTCATRDDLLYTGIRGGMVCRIWRGILAQRAGSAPVTPGPWESE, from the exons ATGGCGGGGCAGTGCACCGGGTCCGGGACCTTGGAGCGAGCGGGCAGTTGCTGGCAGGACCCGCTGGCCGAAGCGCTGAGCCGGAGCCGGCCGCTAGCTACCCCACCAGGCCGGAGCTGCGCTCGGAGCCGGCCTCTCAGCGTGGTCTACGTGCTGACCCGGGAGCCGCGGCCCGGGGTGGAGCTTGGGGCGGGAACCCAGGCGGAGCCGCTGCCTCTCCGTTGCCTGCGCGAGGCTTGCGCGCAGCTCCCAGGGCCACGGCCACCGCCACAGCTGCGCAGCCTGCCCTTTGAGACCTTGGCCCTGGGAGACACGGCCGCGATGGACTCCTTCTACAACGCGG ACGTGGTGGTCCTGGAGGTGAGCAACTCCCTGGCACAGCCCTCCCTATTCTACCACCTTGGTGTGCGTGAGAGCTTCAGCATGACCAACAACGTGCTCCTCTGCTCCCAGGCCGAGCTCCCTGACCTGCAGGCCCTCAGA GAGGATGTTTTCCAGAAGAATTCG GATTGTGCTGGTAGCTACACACTGATCCCCTACGTGGTGACAGCCACTGGTCGGGTGCTATGTGGTGATGTGGGCCTTCTGAGGGGCCTGGCTGATGGGTTGGTTCAGGTTGGGGTGGGCACCGAGGCCCTGCTCACTCCCCTGGTATGCCGGCTTGCTCGCCTGCTGGAGGCCACTCCTACAGACTCCTG TGGCTATTTCCGGGAGACCATTCGGCAGAATATCCGGCAGGCTCGGGAGAGGTTCAGTGGGCAGCAGCTGCGGCAAGAGCTGGCTCGTCTGCAGCGGAGACTGGACAGTGTGGAGTTGCTGAGCCCTGACATCATCATGAACCTGCTGCTTTCCTACCGTGATGTGCAG GACTACTCAGCCATCATCGAGCTGGTGGAGACCCTACAGGCCTTGCCCACCTGCGATGTGGCTGAGCAACACAATGTCTGCTTCCACTACACATTTGCCCTCAACCG GAGGAAcaggcctggggacagggagAAAGCTCTGAATGTGCTGCTGCCACTGGTTCAGTGTGAGGGCTCTGTGGCACCCGATCTGTACTGCATGTGTGGCCGTGTCTACAAGGACATGTTCTTCAGCTCTGGCTTCCAGGATGCTGGGTACCGGGAGCAGGCCTATCACTG GTATCGCAAAGCCTTTGATGTGGAACCCAGCTTGCACTCCGGCATCAATGCTGCTGTGCTCCTCATTGCGGCCGGGAAGCACTTTGAGGACTCTGAGGAACTGCAGCTGATAG GCATGAAGCTGGGCTGCCTGCTGGCCCGCAAAGGCTGTGTGGAGAAGATGCAATATTACTGGGACGTAGGTTTCTACCTGGGAGCCCAGATCCTTACAAATGACCCCATCCAGGTGGTGCTGGCTGCAGAGCAGCTGTATAAGCTCAATGCCCCCATATG GTACCTGGTGTCAGTGATGGAAACTTTCCTGCTCTACCAGCACTTCAGATCCACACCAGAGCCCTCTGGAGGACCCCTGTGTCGAGCACACTTCTGGCTCCACTTCTTGCTACAGTCCTGCCAGCCATTCACGACAGCCTTTCCCAAGGGGGACCAGTGTTTGGTGAGGCCTTTGGGAATGGAGGAACTGggagaggatcaaacccattctGATGGGACTCCTCAATTCCACTGCCTGCAGGTGCTGGTCCTGGAGATGAACAAAGTCCTGCTGCCGGCAAGACTTGAGTTTCAGGGTATGGACCCTGTCAGGGCAGTGACCCTAAGGCTGCTGGAGCCTGAGACCCAG GACAACCCCTCTAGCTGGACCTTCCCAGTGGCCTCCATCTGCGGAGTCAG CGCCTCCAAGCGGGACGAGCGCTGCTGCTTCCTCTGTGCTCTTCCTCCGGCTCAGGACGTCCAGTTGTGCTTCCCCAGCGTAGGGCACTGCCAGTG GTTCTGCGGCCTGATCCAGTCTTTGGCAACGAATCCAGATTCCGCGGCGCCCGCGGAGGAGGCGGCGGGTGTAGGGGAGGTGCTGGAG GCCGCGATCGGCACACGAGGGTACGCATCGCTATCAAGGAGATCCCGGAGCGAGACAGCAG GTTCTCTCAGCCTCTGCATGAAGAAATCGCTCTGCACAAACGCCTGCGCCACAAGAACATCGTGCGTTATCTGGGTTCAGCCAGCCAGGGCGGCTACCTCAAAATCTTCATGGAGGAAGTGCCTGGAGGTACCTACCCTGCGTGGGATGAAAGTGAAACTTGAAGT CCTCTCCTCCTTGCTGAGGTCAGTGTGGGGACCCCTGAAGGACAACGAGAGTACTATCAGTTTCTACACCCGCCAGATCTTGCAGGGACTCAGCTATCTACATGACAATCGGATTGTGCACCGAGACATCAAG GGGGACAATGTGCTCATCAACACCTTCAGTGGTCTGCTCAAAATTTCGGACTTTGGTACCTCCAAACGACTGGCGGGCATCACACCCTGTACTGAGACCTTCACAG GAACCCTGCAGTATATGGCCCCAGAAATCATTGACCAGGGCCCACGAGGATATGGGAAGGCAGCTGACATCTGGTCATTGGGCTGCACTGTAATTGAGATGGCCACAGGTCGCCCACCCTTCCATGAGCTAGGGAGCCCACAGGCTGCCATGTTTCAG GTGGGCATGTACAAGGTACACCCGCCAATGCCCAGTTCTCTGTCAGCTGAGGCCCAAGCCTTCCTCCTCAGAACATTTGAGCCAGACCCCCATCTCCGAGCCAGTGCTCAAGCACTGCTGGGGGATCCCTTCCTGCAGCCTGGGAAGAGGAGCCGCAGCCCTGCCTCCCCCCATCATGCTCCTCGGCCCTCAG ATGCCCCTGCAGCCAGTCCCATTCCTTCGGCTGACCCCACCACTCAGTCCCAGACATTCCCGCAGCCTCAGGCACCCTCTCAGCACCCACCCAGCCCCCCAAAACGCTGTCTCAGTTATGGGGACACCAGCCAGCTCCG GGTACCGGAGGAGCCTGGGGTCGAGGAGCCTACTTCCCCGGAAGAGAGTTCAGGGCTGAGCCTGCTACATCAGGAGAGCAAGCGCCGAGCCATGCTGGCGGAGGTGCTGGAACAGGAGCTGCCAACGCTCGCGGAGAATCTGTGCCTGGAGCAGGGACAG GGTTCCCGACTGAGCAGGAATCATGTGGAACATCTGCTCCGCTGCCTGGGGGCACACATCCATACTCCCAATCGTCGGCAGCTGGCCCAGGAGCTGCGGGCGCTGCAAGCGCTTCTGCGGGCGCAGGGCCTTGGGTCTACACTTCTGAATGGACCGCTCTTCGCCTTCCCAGATGCG GTGAAGCAGATCCTCCGCAGGCGCCAGATCCGCCCACACTGGATGTTTGTGCTGGACTCACTGCTCAGCCGCGCTGTGCGGGCAGCCTTGGCGGTGCTGGACCCCG AGGTAGAGAAGAAGGAAGTCTCAGGGGAATTGAGTAAAGAAGGGGAGTCTCAGCAGAAGCAACAAGAATCTCCTGTCTTGCGGAGTAGTGGACTCACAGAAGGAGAGCAAGGCCCGCCTCCTCTGATAGTACAGTTGGGCCTCTTGCGGGCAGAGACTGACAG ACTTCGGGAGGTCCTGGCAGAGAAGGAACGGGAGTGCCAGGCCCTGATATACCAGACTCTACATCGGGTGAATGCAGAGGCCAGGACCTATGCCCTCATCTCAGAGCCCCCAG ATGCCCTCCCAAAGGACCAGGGCTTGGTGCAGTGGTTACAGGGGCTAAAGGTGGATTCAGGCACCATCCAAACG CTGCTGAACCACAGTTTCACCCTCCGTGCCCTGCTCACCTGTGCCACTCGAGATGACCTCCTCTATACCGGCATCAG GGGAGGGATGGTATGCCGCATCTGGAGAGGCATTTTGGCACAGCGAGCAGGATCTGCACCAGTTACCCCTGGACCCTGGGAGTCTGAATGA
- the Map3k6 gene encoding mitogen-activated protein kinase kinase kinase 6 isoform X1, whose product MAGQCTGSGTLERAGSCWQDPLAEALSRSRPLATPPGRSCARSRPLSVVYVLTREPRPGVELGAGTQAEPLPLRCLREACAQLPGPRPPPQLRSLPFETLALGDTAAMDSFYNADVVVLEVSNSLAQPSLFYHLGVRESFSMTNNVLLCSQAELPDLQALREDVFQKNSDCAGSYTLIPYVVTATGRVLCGDVGLLRGLADGLVQVGVGTEALLTPLVCRLARLLEATPTDSCGYFRETIRQNIRQARERFSGQQLRQELARLQRRLDSVELLSPDIIMNLLLSYRDVQDYSAIIELVETLQALPTCDVAEQHNVCFHYTFALNRRNRPGDREKALNVLLPLVQCEGSVAPDLYCMCGRVYKDMFFSSGFQDAGYREQAYHWYRKAFDVEPSLHSGINAAVLLIAAGKHFEDSEELQLIGMKLGCLLARKGCVEKMQYYWDVGFYLGAQILTNDPIQVVLAAEQLYKLNAPIWYLVSVMETFLLYQHFRSTPEPSGGPLCRAHFWLHFLLQSCQPFTTAFPKGDQCLVRPLGMEELGEDQTHSDGTPQFHCLQVLVLEMNKVLLPARLEFQGMDPVRAVTLRLLEPETQDNPSSWTFPVASICGVSASKRDERCCFLCALPPAQDVQLCFPSVGHCQWFCGLIQSLATNPDSAAPAEEAAGVGEVLEFDYEYTETGERLVLGKGTYGVVYAGRDRHTRVRIAIKEIPERDSRFSQPLHEEIALHKRLRHKNIVRYLGSASQGGYLKIFMEEVPGGSLSSLLRSVWGPLKDNESTISFYTRQILQGLSYLHDNRIVHRDIKGDNVLINTFSGLLKISDFGTSKRLAGITPCTETFTGTLQYMAPEIIDQGPRGYGKAADIWSLGCTVIEMATGRPPFHELGSPQAAMFQVGMYKVHPPMPSSLSAEAQAFLLRTFEPDPHLRASAQALLGDPFLQPGKRSRSPASPHHAPRPSDAPAASPIPSADPTTQSQTFPQPQAPSQHPPSPPKRCLSYGDTSQLRVPEEPGVEEPTSPEESSGLSLLHQESKRRAMLAEVLEQELPTLAENLCLEQGQGSRLSRNHVEHLLRCLGAHIHTPNRRQLAQELRALQALLRAQGLGSTLLNGPLFAFPDAVKQILRRRQIRPHWMFVLDSLLSRAVRAALAVLDPEVEKKEVSGELSKEGESQQKQQESPVLRSSGLTEGEQGPPPLIVQLGLLRAETDRLREVLAEKERECQALIYQTLHRVNAEARTYALISEPPDALPKDQGLVQWLQGLKVDSGTIQTLLNHSFTLRALLTCATRDDLLYTGIRGGMVCRIWRGILAQRAGSAPVTPGPWESE is encoded by the exons ATGGCGGGGCAGTGCACCGGGTCCGGGACCTTGGAGCGAGCGGGCAGTTGCTGGCAGGACCCGCTGGCCGAAGCGCTGAGCCGGAGCCGGCCGCTAGCTACCCCACCAGGCCGGAGCTGCGCTCGGAGCCGGCCTCTCAGCGTGGTCTACGTGCTGACCCGGGAGCCGCGGCCCGGGGTGGAGCTTGGGGCGGGAACCCAGGCGGAGCCGCTGCCTCTCCGTTGCCTGCGCGAGGCTTGCGCGCAGCTCCCAGGGCCACGGCCACCGCCACAGCTGCGCAGCCTGCCCTTTGAGACCTTGGCCCTGGGAGACACGGCCGCGATGGACTCCTTCTACAACGCGG ACGTGGTGGTCCTGGAGGTGAGCAACTCCCTGGCACAGCCCTCCCTATTCTACCACCTTGGTGTGCGTGAGAGCTTCAGCATGACCAACAACGTGCTCCTCTGCTCCCAGGCCGAGCTCCCTGACCTGCAGGCCCTCAGA GAGGATGTTTTCCAGAAGAATTCG GATTGTGCTGGTAGCTACACACTGATCCCCTACGTGGTGACAGCCACTGGTCGGGTGCTATGTGGTGATGTGGGCCTTCTGAGGGGCCTGGCTGATGGGTTGGTTCAGGTTGGGGTGGGCACCGAGGCCCTGCTCACTCCCCTGGTATGCCGGCTTGCTCGCCTGCTGGAGGCCACTCCTACAGACTCCTG TGGCTATTTCCGGGAGACCATTCGGCAGAATATCCGGCAGGCTCGGGAGAGGTTCAGTGGGCAGCAGCTGCGGCAAGAGCTGGCTCGTCTGCAGCGGAGACTGGACAGTGTGGAGTTGCTGAGCCCTGACATCATCATGAACCTGCTGCTTTCCTACCGTGATGTGCAG GACTACTCAGCCATCATCGAGCTGGTGGAGACCCTACAGGCCTTGCCCACCTGCGATGTGGCTGAGCAACACAATGTCTGCTTCCACTACACATTTGCCCTCAACCG GAGGAAcaggcctggggacagggagAAAGCTCTGAATGTGCTGCTGCCACTGGTTCAGTGTGAGGGCTCTGTGGCACCCGATCTGTACTGCATGTGTGGCCGTGTCTACAAGGACATGTTCTTCAGCTCTGGCTTCCAGGATGCTGGGTACCGGGAGCAGGCCTATCACTG GTATCGCAAAGCCTTTGATGTGGAACCCAGCTTGCACTCCGGCATCAATGCTGCTGTGCTCCTCATTGCGGCCGGGAAGCACTTTGAGGACTCTGAGGAACTGCAGCTGATAG GCATGAAGCTGGGCTGCCTGCTGGCCCGCAAAGGCTGTGTGGAGAAGATGCAATATTACTGGGACGTAGGTTTCTACCTGGGAGCCCAGATCCTTACAAATGACCCCATCCAGGTGGTGCTGGCTGCAGAGCAGCTGTATAAGCTCAATGCCCCCATATG GTACCTGGTGTCAGTGATGGAAACTTTCCTGCTCTACCAGCACTTCAGATCCACACCAGAGCCCTCTGGAGGACCCCTGTGTCGAGCACACTTCTGGCTCCACTTCTTGCTACAGTCCTGCCAGCCATTCACGACAGCCTTTCCCAAGGGGGACCAGTGTTTGGTGAGGCCTTTGGGAATGGAGGAACTGggagaggatcaaacccattctGATGGGACTCCTCAATTCCACTGCCTGCAGGTGCTGGTCCTGGAGATGAACAAAGTCCTGCTGCCGGCAAGACTTGAGTTTCAGGGTATGGACCCTGTCAGGGCAGTGACCCTAAGGCTGCTGGAGCCTGAGACCCAG GACAACCCCTCTAGCTGGACCTTCCCAGTGGCCTCCATCTGCGGAGTCAG CGCCTCCAAGCGGGACGAGCGCTGCTGCTTCCTCTGTGCTCTTCCTCCGGCTCAGGACGTCCAGTTGTGCTTCCCCAGCGTAGGGCACTGCCAGTG GTTCTGCGGCCTGATCCAGTCTTTGGCAACGAATCCAGATTCCGCGGCGCCCGCGGAGGAGGCGGCGGGTGTAGGGGAGGTGCTGGAG TTTGATTATGAATACACGGAGACTGGCGAACGGTTAGTGCTGGGCAAAGGCACTTACGGTGTAGTGTACGCAGGCCGCGATCGGCACACGAGGGTACGCATCGCTATCAAGGAGATCCCGGAGCGAGACAGCAG GTTCTCTCAGCCTCTGCATGAAGAAATCGCTCTGCACAAACGCCTGCGCCACAAGAACATCGTGCGTTATCTGGGTTCAGCCAGCCAGGGCGGCTACCTCAAAATCTTCATGGAGGAAGTGCCTGGAG GCAGCCTCTCCTCCTTGCTGAGGTCAGTGTGGGGACCCCTGAAGGACAACGAGAGTACTATCAGTTTCTACACCCGCCAGATCTTGCAGGGACTCAGCTATCTACATGACAATCGGATTGTGCACCGAGACATCAAG GGGGACAATGTGCTCATCAACACCTTCAGTGGTCTGCTCAAAATTTCGGACTTTGGTACCTCCAAACGACTGGCGGGCATCACACCCTGTACTGAGACCTTCACAG GAACCCTGCAGTATATGGCCCCAGAAATCATTGACCAGGGCCCACGAGGATATGGGAAGGCAGCTGACATCTGGTCATTGGGCTGCACTGTAATTGAGATGGCCACAGGTCGCCCACCCTTCCATGAGCTAGGGAGCCCACAGGCTGCCATGTTTCAG GTGGGCATGTACAAGGTACACCCGCCAATGCCCAGTTCTCTGTCAGCTGAGGCCCAAGCCTTCCTCCTCAGAACATTTGAGCCAGACCCCCATCTCCGAGCCAGTGCTCAAGCACTGCTGGGGGATCCCTTCCTGCAGCCTGGGAAGAGGAGCCGCAGCCCTGCCTCCCCCCATCATGCTCCTCGGCCCTCAG ATGCCCCTGCAGCCAGTCCCATTCCTTCGGCTGACCCCACCACTCAGTCCCAGACATTCCCGCAGCCTCAGGCACCCTCTCAGCACCCACCCAGCCCCCCAAAACGCTGTCTCAGTTATGGGGACACCAGCCAGCTCCG GGTACCGGAGGAGCCTGGGGTCGAGGAGCCTACTTCCCCGGAAGAGAGTTCAGGGCTGAGCCTGCTACATCAGGAGAGCAAGCGCCGAGCCATGCTGGCGGAGGTGCTGGAACAGGAGCTGCCAACGCTCGCGGAGAATCTGTGCCTGGAGCAGGGACAG GGTTCCCGACTGAGCAGGAATCATGTGGAACATCTGCTCCGCTGCCTGGGGGCACACATCCATACTCCCAATCGTCGGCAGCTGGCCCAGGAGCTGCGGGCGCTGCAAGCGCTTCTGCGGGCGCAGGGCCTTGGGTCTACACTTCTGAATGGACCGCTCTTCGCCTTCCCAGATGCG GTGAAGCAGATCCTCCGCAGGCGCCAGATCCGCCCACACTGGATGTTTGTGCTGGACTCACTGCTCAGCCGCGCTGTGCGGGCAGCCTTGGCGGTGCTGGACCCCG AGGTAGAGAAGAAGGAAGTCTCAGGGGAATTGAGTAAAGAAGGGGAGTCTCAGCAGAAGCAACAAGAATCTCCTGTCTTGCGGAGTAGTGGACTCACAGAAGGAGAGCAAGGCCCGCCTCCTCTGATAGTACAGTTGGGCCTCTTGCGGGCAGAGACTGACAG ACTTCGGGAGGTCCTGGCAGAGAAGGAACGGGAGTGCCAGGCCCTGATATACCAGACTCTACATCGGGTGAATGCAGAGGCCAGGACCTATGCCCTCATCTCAGAGCCCCCAG ATGCCCTCCCAAAGGACCAGGGCTTGGTGCAGTGGTTACAGGGGCTAAAGGTGGATTCAGGCACCATCCAAACG CTGCTGAACCACAGTTTCACCCTCCGTGCCCTGCTCACCTGTGCCACTCGAGATGACCTCCTCTATACCGGCATCAG GGGAGGGATGGTATGCCGCATCTGGAGAGGCATTTTGGCACAGCGAGCAGGATCTGCACCAGTTACCCCTGGACCCTGGGAGTCTGAATGA